In the genome of Ignavibacteria bacterium, one region contains:
- a CDS encoding ABC transporter permease, translating into MEILSTIFSVAFLAQVIRLMTPYYLGASGANFSERGGVINIAIEGFMISGAFCFALFSITFGNSMLALFLTLLINLLLAGFYSLFALKLKLNQILIGVGFNMLITGLAKFFMMLIFQSSSNTSRFDELPRLEFLRIIPFVGDVLSDFIILFAIALIFISNFLLYKTKFGLRLRACGENPEAAESSGVNVHLYKLYGILLSGFLSGLGGIWLASVQNSYSDGMIAGRGYIAIAAMIIGKWKPVNIFFACLLFAFFEALEISLQIVETGFPTQFIQMLPYLITILVLIGFIGKTKPPAADGVPY; encoded by the coding sequence TTGGAAATTCTTTCAACAATATTTTCAGTTGCATTTTTAGCGCAGGTAATCCGCCTGATGACTCCGTATTATCTCGGTGCTTCCGGTGCGAATTTTTCCGAACGTGGGGGAGTAATAAACATTGCAATAGAAGGATTTATGATTTCAGGGGCATTTTGCTTTGCCTTATTCAGCATAACATTCGGCAATTCAATGCTCGCATTATTTTTAACTCTTCTAATAAATTTACTTCTTGCAGGTTTTTATTCTTTGTTTGCGCTGAAATTAAAGCTTAACCAGATTTTAATCGGTGTCGGGTTTAATATGCTTATTACCGGACTTGCAAAATTTTTTATGATGTTAATTTTTCAAAGCTCAAGCAACACCTCAAGATTTGATGAGCTTCCAAGATTAGAATTTTTAAGAATCATTCCTTTTGTTGGTGATGTGCTGTCCGACTTTATTATTCTTTTTGCCATTGCTCTGATTTTCATTTCTAATTTCCTTCTCTATAAAACGAAGTTTGGTTTGAGACTGCGCGCGTGCGGAGAAAATCCCGAAGCTGCAGAGTCATCAGGCGTGAATGTTCATCTTTATAAGCTGTATGGAATTTTATTAAGCGGATTTCTCAGCGGGCTTGGCGGAATCTGGCTTGCATCAGTACAGAATAGTTACTCCGATGGAATGATTGCTGGCAGGGGATACATCGCAATTGCCGCAATGATAATCGGGAAGTGGAAACCTGTCAATATTTTCTTTGCGTGTTTACTTTTCGCTTTCTTTGAAGCGCTTGAAATCAGCCTGCAGATTGTGGAAACAGGATTCCCAACGCAGTTTATACAAATGCTTCCTTATTTAATAACGATTTTGGTTTTGATTGGATTTATCGGTAAGACGAAACCGCCTGCCGCAGATGGCGTGCCTTATTAA
- a CDS encoding ABC transporter permease, translating into MNKELKINTISISLSLIITLVIITLFLFTLSKNPFEIYSVMLGEVFGSFYGFGQMLFKATPLIIIGCGLAICFHASLFNIGAEGQLNAGSFVTAIVLVALSDLPFILAFIISVACGFLVSGLFGLIPAIIKIKKGVNEVITTIMMNFIILYLVNYFLMNFFTVPATQRTIKIPESFMLPQASDLISAFQGSALNITFIFAILLALIIYFIIYKTRFGYNIRAVGFNEIASAYIGLKPARITLLSFFIGAGVISLAGINFVMGYKGYYEFGYTNNIGFTAIAVALLARNHPIGIIFSALLFAFLDFGGLAVNQIIPKEVILVIEALVILSIISVNKLTENYFNKT; encoded by the coding sequence TTGAATAAAGAATTAAAGATAAATACCATTTCAATCTCGCTTTCTTTAATTATTACTCTCGTAATAATTACTTTATTCCTGTTTACGCTCTCAAAAAATCCTTTTGAAATATATTCCGTTATGCTCGGTGAAGTGTTCGGGAGTTTTTACGGCTTCGGACAAATGCTTTTTAAGGCAACACCATTAATTATCATCGGATGCGGACTTGCAATTTGTTTTCACGCATCGTTGTTTAACATCGGCGCAGAAGGACAATTAAATGCAGGTTCGTTTGTTACAGCAATTGTTCTTGTTGCATTGAGTGACCTGCCGTTTATATTAGCATTTATTATCTCTGTTGCCTGCGGTTTTTTAGTTAGCGGATTGTTCGGGCTTATTCCTGCAATCATAAAAATCAAAAAAGGTGTAAATGAAGTCATTACAACTATAATGATGAATTTCATAATTCTTTATCTTGTAAATTATTTTTTAATGAATTTCTTTACAGTTCCTGCAACCCAGCGAACGATAAAAATTCCTGAGAGTTTTATGTTGCCGCAGGCATCCGATTTAATTTCCGCTTTTCAGGGTTCTGCATTAAACATAACTTTCATATTTGCAATCCTTCTTGCTTTGATAATTTATTTTATTATTTACAAAACAAGATTTGGCTACAACATCCGCGCGGTTGGCTTTAATGAAATTGCATCCGCATACATAGGTTTGAAGCCTGCAAGAATAACTTTGCTTTCATTTTTTATCGGAGCAGGTGTAATTTCCCTTGCGGGAATTAATTTCGTAATGGGTTATAAAGGTTATTACGAATTCGGTTACACAAACAATATCGGCTTTACTGCAATTGCAGTTGCGCTTCTTGCTCGCAATCATCCCATTGGAATAATTTTTTCAGCCCTACTATTTGCATTTTTGGATTTTGGTGGATTGGCAGTTAATCAGATAATTCCAAAAGAAGTGATTCTTGTAATTGAGGCGCTTGTAATTTTGAGCATCATATCGGTTAATAAACTAACCGAAAATTATTTTAATAAAACTTAA
- a CDS encoding ABC transporter ATP-binding protein: MIINSLNINQLFSILKPIETSIYSPVQSLEFRNISKNFGNFCALKNISLQIPVNSIYCLLGENGAGKSTLMKILAGVYQPDSGSIYLSGSEINFSSPHDAIDKGIGMIYQHFMLIEDFTVLENVILGNEFVKNAKIDFKKTYKILNDLIAKYNLNLDLKKKISTLSVGEQQKVEILKILYRNPDIIILDEPTAVLSPDEIKNLFAIIKRFKEENKTVILITHKLNEVKEISDYVSVLRRGELVFTSETKNLDIDKLAFEIIGEKFEISDFEKQIIDDESVLLEFLNVNTSSIEKNNLKNFSFNLNKYEIHGICGVEGNGQSELVDILAGLDEDFSGELNLKTKKISVVPDDRIKKGLIAEYDIPENIFIKSSQNIYNKSEHRDNSLRLISKYDIRTPDVLQKTKYLSGGNQQKVICAREIELGNDILVFYNPTRGIDIKATYSIQSKIIDERNKGKAVLLISSDIDELLSLSDRLSIIYRGEIIKTYEKNEFQNLLQEDRNLLQQEIGKLMIGIKLK; the protein is encoded by the coding sequence ATGATTATTAATTCATTAAATATAAATCAATTGTTTAGTATATTAAAGCCAATTGAAACAAGCATCTACAGTCCAGTGCAGTCTTTAGAGTTTAGAAACATCTCAAAAAACTTCGGTAATTTTTGCGCATTAAAAAATATTTCTCTTCAAATTCCCGTTAATTCAATTTATTGCCTTCTCGGAGAAAACGGCGCGGGAAAGTCTACGTTAATGAAAATCCTTGCAGGCGTTTATCAGCCGGATTCCGGAAGCATTTATTTAAGTGGCAGTGAAATAAATTTTTCTTCGCCGCATGATGCAATTGATAAGGGAATCGGGATGATTTATCAGCATTTTATGCTTATCGAGGACTTTACCGTTCTTGAAAATGTGATTCTGGGCAATGAGTTTGTAAAAAATGCCAAAATAGATTTCAAAAAAACATATAAAATTTTAAATGATTTAATTGCAAAATATAATTTAAATCTCGATTTAAAGAAAAAAATTTCTACGTTGAGCGTAGGTGAACAGCAAAAAGTTGAGATACTTAAAATACTTTATAGAAATCCCGATATAATAATTCTCGATGAGCCGACCGCAGTTTTGTCTCCCGATGAAATTAAAAACCTGTTTGCAATTATAAAAAGATTTAAGGAAGAAAATAAAACCGTTATTCTCATAACTCACAAGCTTAATGAAGTAAAAGAAATCAGCGACTATGTCTCGGTTCTGCGAAGAGGCGAGTTAGTTTTTACCTCTGAAACAAAAAATCTTGATATAGATAAACTTGCATTTGAAATAATAGGAGAGAAGTTTGAAATTTCAGATTTTGAAAAACAAATAATTGATGATGAAAGCGTTCTTCTTGAATTTCTAAATGTGAACACTTCCTCGATTGAAAAAAATAATCTCAAAAATTTTTCATTTAACTTAAATAAATACGAAATTCACGGTATTTGCGGTGTTGAAGGAAACGGCCAAAGTGAACTTGTTGATATTCTTGCCGGATTGGATGAAGACTTTTCAGGGGAATTAAATTTAAAAACAAAAAAAATCTCGGTTGTTCCTGATGACAGAATAAAAAAAGGATTAATTGCCGAATATGATATTCCGGAAAATATTTTTATTAAATCTTCACAAAATATTTATAATAAAAGCGAGCATAGAGATAACTCTCTAAGGTTAATTTCGAAATATGATATCCGGACTCCCGATGTTCTTCAAAAAACAAAATACTTGTCGGGAGGAAATCAGCAAAAAGTAATTTGCGCTCGTGAAATTGAGCTTGGTAATGACATTCTTGTCTTTTATAACCCGACGCGAGGCATAGATATCAAAGCCACTTATTCAATTCAGTCAAAAATTATCGATGAACGCAATAAAGGCAAAGCAGTTTTGCTAATCTCATCGGATATTGATGAGTTACTATCTTTGTCTGATAGATTAAGCATCATTTATCGCGGTGAGATAATTAAGACCTATGAAAAAAATGAATTTCAGAATTTATTGCAGGAGGATAGAAATCTTCTTCAGCAGGAAATAGGAAAATTAATGATTGGAATAAAGCTTAAATAA
- a CDS encoding DUF2905 domain-containing protein — protein sequence MNSYNLGKILIYTGIVIVVVGGILMLFNRIPFIGKLPGDISIKGKNFEIYFPIVTCIVISIILSLIFYLIRYFKSN from the coding sequence ATGAACTCTTATAATTTAGGAAAAATATTAATTTATACGGGGATTGTAATTGTTGTAGTTGGAGGGATTTTAATGCTCTTCAATCGTATTCCTTTTATCGGCAAGTTGCCCGGCGACATTTCAATCAAAGGAAAAAACTTTGAGATTTATTTCCCGATTGTAACGTGCATTGTAATCAGTATAATTCTTTCTCTTATTTTTTACTTGATAAGATATTTTAAATCAAATTAG
- the lpdA gene encoding dihydrolipoyl dehydrogenase, whose translation MQEFDVVVIGSGPGGYTAAVRAAQLGFKTAIIERDRLGGVCLNWGCIPTKALLKNAEIMNTLGHLKDYALSADNISFDFPKIIARSRGVADKSEQGVKYLMKKNKITVFVGSAYINKDKTIKITGKDGKVLETIKSKHTIIATGARARTLPGIKFDEKKILSSTGAMIQEKVPKTMVIVGSGAIGAEFAYFYNAFGTEVTIIEMLPSILPVEDKEISDVVAKEFKKKGIKIFTDTKTESIEVKGNKVLTKVSGKTNETLESDCVLLAIGVMGNIEDMGLENAGIELYKNTVKVDKDYKTNVPGFYAIGDCALIDAKGKPFLAHVASAEAVNCVEKIKGLDAIDLDYLNIPGCTYCIPQVASVGLTEEKAKATGYEVKVGKFPYSANGKARGTGETAGMVKLIFDKKFDELIGAHIVGAEATEIISELVMAKTLEGTGKSIIQTVHAHPSYAESILEAAGVAHGEAINI comes from the coding sequence ATGCAAGAATTTGACGTGGTTGTAATAGGAAGCGGACCGGGCGGCTACACCGCAGCGGTGAGAGCGGCACAATTAGGATTTAAAACTGCAATTATTGAACGCGACCGTTTGGGCGGAGTTTGTCTTAATTGGGGATGTATCCCGACAAAAGCATTGCTGAAAAATGCGGAAATAATGAATACGCTTGGACATTTGAAAGATTATGCTCTCAGCGCTGATAATATTTCATTTGATTTTCCAAAAATCATTGCAAGGTCAAGAGGTGTTGCCGATAAATCTGAGCAGGGTGTAAAATATTTGATGAAGAAAAATAAAATTACCGTTTTTGTAGGAAGTGCATACATAAATAAAGATAAGACAATAAAAATTACAGGCAAAGACGGAAAAGTGCTTGAGACAATTAAAAGCAAGCATACGATTATTGCAACAGGCGCAAGAGCAAGGACTCTGCCCGGAATAAAATTCGATGAGAAAAAAATTCTTTCATCAACCGGAGCAATGATTCAGGAAAAAGTGCCCAAAACAATGGTTATCGTCGGAAGCGGAGCAATCGGAGCTGAATTTGCATACTTCTATAATGCTTTCGGAACTGAAGTTACAATAATTGAAATGCTTCCAAGCATTTTACCTGTAGAAGATAAAGAAATTTCAGACGTTGTTGCAAAGGAGTTCAAGAAAAAAGGAATCAAGATTTTTACAGACACAAAGACAGAATCAATAGAAGTGAAAGGCAACAAAGTTCTTACAAAAGTTTCAGGCAAGACAAATGAAACCCTTGAATCCGATTGTGTGTTGCTTGCAATAGGTGTTATGGGAAACATTGAAGACATGGGACTTGAAAATGCCGGAATTGAGCTTTACAAAAATACTGTTAAGGTTGATAAGGATTACAAAACAAACGTTCCCGGATTTTATGCAATCGGCGACTGCGCATTGATTGACGCGAAAGGAAAACCATTTCTTGCTCATGTTGCCTCTGCTGAGGCAGTTAATTGCGTAGAAAAAATAAAAGGGCTGGATGCAATCGATTTAGACTATTTAAACATTCCGGGATGTACATATTGCATACCGCAGGTTGCATCAGTCGGTTTAACCGAGGAAAAAGCAAAAGCGACAGGATACGAAGTTAAAGTTGGCAAGTTTCCTTATTCTGCAAACGGAAAAGCGCGCGGAACTGGAGAAACTGCAGGTATGGTAAAACTGATTTTTGACAAGAAATTTGATGAGCTAATCGGAGCGCATATTGTTGGAGCTGAAGCAACTGAGATTATCAGTGAGCTTGTGATGGCAAAAACACTTGAAGGAACAGGAAAAAGCATAATTCAGACTGTTCATGCGCATCCTTCATATGCGGAGTCTATTCTTGAGGCAGCAGGCGTGGCTCACGGCGAGGCAATAAATATATAA
- a CDS encoding YtxH domain-containing protein, with protein sequence MEDNNRGTKGFLLGLLAGGIVGGIVALLYAPKSGRELRADIKIKKDEFIDDTSEFMQIAKERAQTMINEGKKKSEKLIHEAKEKANSLIHDANKILTDAKGKASDSFSTAKDKMNVEASKIKDAFNAGVEAYNKEKNKSDN encoded by the coding sequence ATGGAAGACAATAACAGAGGAACAAAAGGATTCTTACTCGGATTACTTGCAGGCGGCATAGTTGGAGGCATTGTAGCTTTACTATATGCGCCTAAAAGCGGACGTGAATTGCGAGCAGACATCAAAATCAAAAAAGATGAATTCATTGACGATACATCTGAATTTATGCAGATTGCAAAAGAAAGAGCCCAGACAATGATTAATGAAGGGAAGAAAAAATCGGAGAAGCTCATTCACGAAGCAAAGGAAAAAGCAAATTCTTTAATTCATGATGCCAACAAAATCTTAACCGATGCAAAAGGCAAAGCTTCAGATTCTTTTTCAACTGCAAAAGATAAAATGAACGTTGAAGCAAGCAAGATAAAAGATGCTTTCAATGCAGGTGTAGAGGCTTACAACAAAGAAAAAAATAAGTCCGATAATTAA
- a CDS encoding zinc-binding dehydrogenase encodes MKAAVLHQVGKIEDLEKNLLVEEVDTPQINSDEVLIQINYAALNHRDVFITQGLYSGINLPCILGSDCSGVVVEKGSNVKNVSEGDEVVVNPSLNWGDNEKHQIEKNYKILGLPDNGTFAEYLKINKYFVHKKPGNLSMLEAGALPLGGATAYRATILKGDIKKNENLLAARKGKLGYSAVTSQSMIIKSNIKNNENVLVTGIGGGVATFALLFALSRTPNVFVTSGKDSKIQKAKHLGAIDGVNYKNENWSKELLQKMNYKIDVIIDGTGGEPLAKLMEMCSYGARIVSYGATLGDIPNFAVRRIFWKQLQLLGTTMASDKDFKKMLEYVEVNNIKPVIDDVFELNNIAKAFKRMESGQQFGKIVIKIN; translated from the coding sequence ATGAAAGCTGCAGTCCTGCATCAGGTTGGAAAAATTGAAGACTTAGAAAAAAATCTTCTTGTCGAAGAAGTTGACACCCCCCAAATAAATTCCGATGAAGTTTTAATCCAAATTAATTATGCTGCTTTAAATCACCGTGATGTATTTATTACTCAAGGATTGTATTCGGGCATAAATCTCCCGTGTATTCTTGGTTCAGATTGCAGCGGTGTAGTTGTTGAAAAAGGAAGTAATGTTAAAAATGTTTCCGAAGGCGATGAAGTGGTTGTTAATCCGTCACTCAATTGGGGTGATAACGAAAAACACCAAATAGAAAAAAATTATAAAATACTCGGACTTCCCGATAACGGAACGTTTGCAGAGTATCTTAAAATCAATAAATATTTCGTTCACAAAAAACCCGGCAATCTTTCAATGCTCGAGGCAGGCGCTCTTCCTCTTGGCGGTGCAACCGCTTACCGTGCAACGATTTTAAAAGGTGATATTAAAAAAAATGAAAATCTTTTAGCCGCAAGAAAAGGCAAACTTGGTTACAGTGCTGTTACTTCGCAAAGTATGATTATAAAATCAAATATTAAAAATAATGAAAATGTTTTAGTAACGGGAATCGGCGGGGGAGTCGCAACGTTTGCATTACTGTTTGCTCTTTCAAGAACACCGAATGTTTTTGTAACTTCGGGTAAGGATTCTAAAATTCAGAAAGCAAAACATCTCGGAGCAATAGATGGTGTGAATTATAAAAACGAAAACTGGTCTAAAGAGCTTCTGCAAAAAATGAATTATAAAATCGATGTGATTATCGATGGAACAGGCGGTGAACCATTAGCAAAGCTTATGGAAATGTGCTCTTATGGAGCAAGGATTGTTTCTTATGGCGCAACGCTTGGTGATATTCCGAACTTTGCAGTGCGCAGAATTTTCTGGAAACAGCTTCAGTTATTGGGCACTACTATGGCTTCTGACAAAGATTTCAAAAAAATGCTGGAATATGTTGAGGTCAATAACATAAAACCCGTTATCGATGATGTATTTGAGTTAAATAATATTGCGAAAGCGTTTAAAAGAATGGAATCCGGTCAGCAGTTTGGGAAAATTGTAATAAAAATAAACTAA
- a CDS encoding exodeoxyribonuclease III, with the protein MPVKKTTKTVTKTTTKKPSKSSKGNQIKIYSWNVNGIRAIEKKGFRDWINNCAGDIVCLQETKAQPDQITDSLKNIGSYKSYWFSAQKKGYSSVAIYSTIEPQAIVNGLNVEKFDVEGRVIFAEYDKFVLANVYFPNGGRGPERVEFKLDFYDGLFYYLNRNFKGRKGIIVTGDYNTAHQDIDLAKPDRWSKVSGYLPEERKWIDHIVNLGYTDVFRLFNKEGGQYTYWDQISRSRDRNEGWRIDYFMVSNEFVPYVKDCRIYPEIMGSDHCPISVTIEV; encoded by the coding sequence ATGCCCGTTAAAAAAACTACAAAGACTGTAACCAAAACTACTACAAAGAAACCTTCCAAAAGCTCCAAAGGAAATCAGATTAAAATTTATTCCTGGAACGTGAACGGAATCCGTGCTATCGAGAAAAAAGGTTTTCGCGACTGGATAAATAACTGCGCAGGTGACATTGTTTGTTTGCAGGAAACAAAAGCGCAGCCCGACCAGATTACCGACAGCTTAAAAAACATCGGCAGTTATAAATCTTATTGGTTTTCTGCGCAGAAAAAAGGTTATTCAAGCGTTGCGATTTATTCAACTATTGAGCCGCAGGCAATCGTTAATGGTCTTAACGTCGAGAAATTTGACGTCGAAGGTCGCGTTATTTTTGCCGAGTACGATAAGTTTGTTCTTGCGAATGTTTATTTCCCGAACGGCGGCAGAGGACCTGAGCGTGTTGAATTCAAATTAGATTTTTATGACGGTTTATTTTATTATCTTAACAGAAATTTCAAAGGCAGAAAAGGAATTATCGTAACGGGTGATTATAACACCGCGCATCAGGATATTGACCTTGCAAAACCCGACAGATGGAGCAAGGTTTCCGGTTACCTTCCCGAAGAAAGAAAATGGATTGACCATATTGTGAATCTTGGTTACACCGATGTGTTCAGATTATTTAATAAAGAAGGCGGACAATATACATATTGGGACCAGATTTCGAGAAGCCGCGACCGCAACGAGGGCTGGCGAATTGATTATTTTATGGTGTCAAATGAGTTTGTGCCTTATGTAAAAGATTGCAGAATTTATCCCGAGATTATGGGCAGCGACCATTGTCCAATCAGTGTAACAATTGAAGTCTAA
- a CDS encoding M23 family metallopeptidase — MSQDSLQSLANKWDALDKKIVLKQVEDIDEAVEEIDYLNAELKKLYYKSGGKNVKRNDWVFPLKNWTSISHRQNGNDYIEEKFDYFDGSNTIGHPAHDIMILDNDKDLLDDSTGKPVDIVSMSSGIVVATDTTWKIGSLLRGGKYVKIYDVTNDKMIYYSHLSTVNVKPGDIINAGDKIGEVGRTGRKTILPEGKTHLHVALLYFDDGYPMPEPIIKDIFSTKEKFLKENAR; from the coding sequence TTGTCTCAGGATTCTCTGCAATCCCTTGCAAACAAATGGGATGCTCTTGATAAGAAAATCGTTCTTAAACAAGTCGAAGATATAGATGAAGCAGTTGAGGAAATTGATTATCTCAATGCTGAATTAAAAAAGTTGTACTATAAATCAGGCGGAAAAAATGTTAAGCGCAATGATTGGGTTTTCCCTCTGAAGAACTGGACATCAATTTCTCATCGGCAGAACGGCAATGATTACATAGAAGAAAAGTTTGACTATTTTGATGGAAGCAACACAATAGGTCATCCCGCGCATGATATTATGATTCTGGATAACGATAAAGATTTGCTTGATGATTCAACAGGCAAGCCCGTTGATATAGTGAGCATGTCATCAGGGATTGTTGTTGCAACCGATACAACCTGGAAAATCGGCTCACTGCTTCGCGGCGGGAAATATGTTAAGATTTACGATGTAACGAACGACAAGATGATTTATTATTCGCATCTTTCGACTGTCAATGTCAAGCCCGGTGACATAATAAATGCCGGTGATAAAATTGGCGAGGTTGGAAGAACAGGACGCAAGACAATTTTGCCTGAAGGAAAGACACATTTGCATGTTGCGCTTTTATATTTCGATGATGGATATCCAATGCCTGAACCGATTATAAAAGATATTTTTTCAACAAAAGAAAAATTTTTGAAAGAAAATGCCCGTTAA